The Nitrospirota bacterium genome has a segment encoding these proteins:
- a CDS encoding cation:proton antiporter — translation MEYDFLKSLEVIFIASAVVILLLYKLKVPSLVGFIVAGVIIGPYGLGIVKDTHSIEILAEIGVILLLFTIGIEFSMTKLFKIKKAVIGGGGTQVLLTILISAFITYLAIRDVNKSIFFGFLYALSSTAIVLKLLAEKGEIDSPHGQTMVGILIFQDLCIVPLMMLIPVLSGDKIDFLDISIKIGKAVLIIGIVLFGARWIVPALLHQVVRARSRELFLTTIILICLGIALITSKFGLSLALGAFLAGIIISESEYSHQAISDILPFKDSFMGLFFVSIGMLMNTGFVFNNAMNIVSVVLFISGLKIITGTAASLFIGKPFRTSLYTGLGISQIGEFSFVLAVAGKASGLITDELYQIFLSSSVITMIATPFVLQIAPSVSDWVSTKSIFGKIIKFQKTYEHEGIPKRKHDHVIIIGFGLNGKNLAKVLKEAEIPYVVLEMNSDTVRDMKKKGEPIFYGDGTSQAILRRLGIKRARLLVVAISDPVSTRRIISIARQENPDIYIIVRTRYVAEVEDLKELGANEVIPEEFETSIEIFSRVLHRYSFPRNIILDMIEKVRSNSYTALRDIEVPRRHLFEKYEWLPEIEIDGFRIPEGSHLSEKTIKELQVRRKTGVTIIAVKREKNVFTNPEPDFLLKDHDYILFTGERKSMNTALQFFKGAD, via the coding sequence ATGGAATACGATTTTTTAAAATCTCTCGAAGTTATATTTATTGCCTCTGCAGTAGTTATACTGCTTCTATATAAGTTGAAGGTCCCTTCACTTGTCGGGTTTATTGTTGCTGGTGTTATTATCGGTCCTTACGGTCTGGGAATCGTAAAAGACACACATTCAATTGAGATACTTGCAGAGATTGGGGTTATTCTTCTTCTCTTTACAATCGGCATTGAGTTTTCCATGACAAAACTCTTCAAGATCAAGAAAGCTGTTATAGGCGGTGGTGGGACACAGGTACTCCTTACAATATTGATATCAGCCTTTATTACATATTTGGCAATAAGGGACGTAAACAAATCCATTTTCTTCGGCTTTCTTTACGCCCTGAGCAGCACGGCAATAGTTTTAAAGTTACTGGCAGAAAAAGGGGAAATAGATTCTCCTCATGGTCAAACAATGGTAGGCATACTAATTTTTCAGGACCTCTGTATTGTCCCACTCATGATGCTTATCCCTGTACTCTCTGGGGATAAAATTGATTTTCTGGATATATCAATAAAAATAGGCAAAGCAGTATTGATTATAGGCATTGTACTTTTTGGCGCAAGATGGATAGTTCCAGCTTTACTCCACCAGGTCGTACGTGCAAGGAGCAGGGAACTATTTTTAACCACAATCATTCTTATCTGCCTCGGCATTGCACTTATTACTTCGAAATTCGGTCTTTCCCTTGCTCTCGGCGCCTTTCTTGCGGGCATTATCATATCCGAATCAGAGTATTCCCATCAGGCAATATCAGATATCCTGCCGTTTAAGGACAGCTTCATGGGTCTGTTTTTTGTCTCAATCGGCATGTTGATGAACACCGGATTTGTTTTTAATAACGCTATGAATATAGTCTCGGTTGTTCTGTTCATATCAGGTTTAAAAATAATAACAGGCACGGCCGCATCACTTTTTATCGGAAAGCCTTTCAGAACCTCCCTTTACACAGGGCTTGGTATTTCACAGATAGGAGAATTTTCTTTTGTCCTTGCTGTTGCAGGCAAAGCCTCAGGGCTTATAACTGATGAGCTTTATCAAATTTTTCTCTCATCATCTGTTATCACCATGATAGCAACTCCGTTCGTTCTTCAAATTGCTCCATCTGTTTCAGACTGGGTGTCAACGAAAAGTATCTTCGGAAAAATCATCAAATTCCAAAAAACTTACGAACATGAAGGGATTCCGAAAAGAAAACATGATCATGTAATCATCATCGGTTTTGGGCTGAATGGGAAAAATCTTGCAAAGGTATTAAAAGAGGCTGAAATACCCTATGTGGTACTCGAAATGAACAGCGATACGGTAAGGGATATGAAAAAGAAAGGAGAACCAATCTTCTACGGGGACGGAACAAGTCAGGCAATTCTTCGAAGACTCGGAATTAAAAGGGCACGTCTACTTGTAGTAGCCATATCAGATCCTGTTTCTACAAGGAGGATTATCTCTATCGCCAGACAGGAAAATCCTGATATCTATATAATTGTAAGAACCCGTTATGTGGCAGAAGTGGAAGATTTGAAAGAGCTGGGAGCTAATGAAGTTATACCTGAAGAATTTGAGACTTCTATCGAAATATTCTCAAGAGTTCTGCACAGATACAGTTTCCCGAGAAATATCATACTTGATATGATCGAAAAAGTAAGGAGTAATAGTTATACCGCCCTTAGGGATATAGAAGTTCCCAGAAGGCATCTCTTTGAAAAGTATGAGTGGCTTCCTGAGATTGAGATAGACGGTTTCAGGATTCCAGAGGGCTCTCATCTTAGTGAAAAAACAATAAAAGAATTACAGGTTCGTAGAAAGACTGGTGTCACAATTATTGCAGTAAAGAGAGAAAAGAATGTGTTTACGAATCCCGAGCCCGACTTTCTGCTCAAAGACCATGATTACATACTTTTTACCGGAGAGAGAAAGAGCATGAACACCGCATTGCAATTTTTTAAAGGTGCTGATTGA
- a CDS encoding DUF3124 domain-containing protein, with product MLLYIVTLITLYLPLSAQADNDKELSSGGTIYIPIYSNIYAGPKAVPHQLATLLSIHNIDPKNSITILKADYYDSNGQFIESYIKSPISLKPFHHTFIYLKEYDKRGGPGANFIVNWRADKKVNQPIVEALIYGSRAGLSFTSHGRTITE from the coding sequence ATGTTGTTATATATTGTTACTCTTATTACACTATATTTACCATTATCAGCACAGGCTGATAACGATAAGGAACTTTCATCCGGTGGAACTATTTATATCCCTATTTATTCGAATATATATGCTGGACCTAAGGCTGTTCCACATCAACTTGCCACATTATTGAGCATACACAACATTGATCCAAAAAATTCTATCACAATTCTAAAGGCCGATTATTATGACTCAAATGGTCAATTCATCGAGAGCTATATCAAAAGTCCTATAAGCCTTAAACCGTTCCATCATACGTTCATTTATCTTAAGGAATATGACAAAAGAGGGGGGCCTGGCGCTAATTTCATTGTAAATTGGAGAGCAGATAAAAAAGTCAACCAACCTATTGTGGAAGCGCTGATATACGGTTCAAGAGCAGGTCTGTCTTTTACCTCTCATGGACGGACAATAACAGAATAA
- a CDS encoding glycosyltransferase, producing MESVIFRKEVSEEIEKIKSADLLVGIPSYNNARTIGHVVKAVQAGLMKYFPDRKAVLVNSDGGSTDGTMDIVKNTKIEDLQSVLLHHRVEPVFKITTPYHGIPGKGSAFRTIFEIASTLEVKACAVVDSDLRSITPEWIELLIKPVFEGNFDYVAPLYYRHKYDGTITNSIIYPLTRALYGKRVRQPIGGDFGFSGELARFYLSKEVWETDVAKYGIDIWMTTTAIANNFRICQSFLGAKIHDPKDPSADLSSMLFQVVGATLDLMETYSEVWKQVVGSEPLPTFGFRYDVGLEPVSVNLERMIEKFRLGVRELTDLWKKFLPTEILDFLNKAATLSEKDFCLSDEIWVDIIYNFAIAFHKKIMNKEHLLKSLTPLYIGKIASFVIEAWDSTATEVEEKIEKLCLTFEKKKSFQLTNW from the coding sequence ATGGAAAGTGTTATTTTCAGAAAAGAGGTTAGCGAAGAAATCGAAAAAATTAAGAGTGCTGACCTACTTGTAGGGATACCGAGTTACAATAACGCACGCACTATTGGTCATGTTGTAAAAGCAGTGCAGGCAGGTCTGATGAAATATTTCCCTGATAGGAAAGCGGTTCTTGTGAATTCGGATGGAGGTTCAACTGATGGGACAATGGATATTGTAAAAAACACAAAAATCGAAGATCTTCAATCAGTGCTTTTACATCATAGAGTTGAACCTGTTTTTAAAATAACTACTCCTTATCATGGCATTCCAGGCAAGGGAAGTGCTTTTAGGACAATATTTGAGATAGCCAGCACTCTTGAAGTAAAAGCCTGTGCGGTTGTGGATTCTGATCTCAGAAGTATAACCCCCGAGTGGATTGAACTTTTGATTAAACCTGTGTTCGAAGGTAACTTCGATTATGTTGCACCCCTCTATTATAGACACAAGTATGACGGTACAATCACAAATAGTATAATTTATCCCCTAACAAGGGCATTATATGGAAAGCGGGTTAGACAACCTATAGGCGGTGATTTTGGTTTTTCAGGAGAATTGGCAAGGTTCTACCTTTCAAAGGAAGTCTGGGAAACGGATGTAGCAAAATACGGGATTGATATATGGATGACAACCACCGCGATAGCAAATAACTTCAGGATATGTCAGTCTTTTCTCGGTGCAAAGATCCACGACCCAAAAGATCCATCTGCTGATTTGAGCTCAATGTTATTTCAAGTTGTAGGAGCGACTTTAGATCTAATGGAGACTTATTCAGAAGTCTGGAAACAAGTTGTGGGATCAGAGCCTCTTCCAACCTTTGGATTCAGATATGATGTAGGGTTAGAACCAGTTTCTGTTAACCTCGAGAGAATGATCGAAAAATTCAGACTGGGTGTTAGAGAGTTAACAGATTTATGGAAGAAATTTCTCCCGACCGAAATATTGGATTTTCTTAATAAAGCAGCTACACTATCAGAAAAGGACTTTTGCTTGTCTGATGAAATCTGGGTAGATATAATTTACAATTTTGCCATTGCTTTTCATAAGAAAATTATGAACAAAGAGCATCTATTAAAATCACTTACACCTTTATATATCGGTAAAATTGCTTCGTTTGTAATAGAGGCATGGGATAGCACAGCCACAGAGGTTGAGGAGAAGATAGAAAAATTATGTTTGACTTTTGAGAAAAAGAAAAGTTTTCAGCTAACAAATTGGTAG
- a CDS encoding HAD-IC family P-type ATPase, which produces MNWYQLSVKEIFEKLKSEENGLTESEAKERLLKHGLNRLAEEAKIDKFKIFIHQFTSPLIYILLIAGIVAILLGEYIDSGVIFAVVVLNAIIGFIQEYKAEESVRALKKMVVPKARVIREGREKEINSEDLVPGDLVLLASGTKVPADIRLIHTIELNVDEAMLTGESIPVVKITTPIKQDNLTPGDQKNMAFMGTIVVSGRAKGIVVETGGKTILGGIAREVKEIGVVKAPLQEKIHNFAKAIGLIVVIASAFLFVAGLLIGESIKDMFMTAVAAAVATIPEGLPIVVTIALAVGVARMARQNAIIRRLHAVETLGSTTVIGSDKTGTLTKNEMTVKVIFDGEHAYRITGTGYEPKGEILLAWETIEARVLKNLQMIFRIGLLCNEANLYEENGQFKIDGDPTEGALIVSAIKAGLNPEEEREHYPQTAIIPFESERRYMATLHRHGTKKFIFVKGAPEKILEMCTKCMTGEGLRIKEILNYAHLFAKEGMRVLGMAYKEVPPHTEEITHHDVEGHLIFAGIQGMIDPPRPEVIEAINGCKKAGIRVAMITGDHATTASAIAKMLGITTEATKVLTGKEIEGMSDDELFEKVRDIQVFARVSPQHKLRIVQQSKRHGEIVAVTGDGVNDAPALKAAHIGIAMGRSGTDVAKEAADMILTDDNFTSIFNAVKEGRIVFDNIRKVTFFLIPTGIAAILSILGTIILGLPIPYVPAQLLWINLVTNGLQDVALAFEPGEKDIIERPPRNPKEGIMSRILIDRTILVAFIISAGVIYNFINELNAGETLEKARTVAVTTMVFCQFFQAWNSRSELKSIFHINPLSNPFLFYSMITAFLAQLSVIYVPALQWVFRTELIALNEWINILIVSITVIIIVEVDKWYRRNKKKIR; this is translated from the coding sequence ATGAACTGGTATCAACTCAGCGTAAAAGAAATTTTTGAAAAACTTAAGTCCGAAGAAAATGGATTGACTGAATCGGAGGCTAAAGAGCGTCTGTTAAAACACGGTTTGAACAGGCTTGCCGAGGAAGCAAAGATAGATAAATTTAAAATATTCATACATCAATTTACCAGTCCTCTTATTTATATCCTCCTTATCGCAGGAATAGTCGCAATATTGCTCGGAGAATACATTGATTCAGGCGTCATTTTCGCAGTTGTTGTGCTCAATGCAATTATTGGTTTTATTCAAGAATATAAAGCAGAAGAAAGTGTCAGGGCATTGAAAAAAATGGTTGTCCCGAAGGCAAGGGTAATCAGGGAGGGAAGAGAAAAAGAGATAAATAGCGAAGATTTAGTTCCAGGGGATCTCGTTTTACTTGCCTCAGGCACTAAGGTTCCTGCTGATATTCGCCTTATTCATACAATTGAATTAAATGTGGATGAGGCAATGCTTACAGGGGAATCAATACCTGTAGTAAAGATCACCACACCTATAAAACAGGACAACCTGACTCCAGGTGATCAGAAAAATATGGCTTTCATGGGGACAATAGTTGTTAGCGGAAGGGCAAAAGGCATCGTCGTGGAGACCGGAGGTAAGACTATCCTTGGTGGTATCGCCCGTGAGGTCAAAGAAATCGGTGTTGTCAAGGCACCATTGCAGGAAAAGATACATAACTTCGCAAAAGCAATCGGCCTTATTGTTGTCATTGCTTCTGCATTTCTTTTTGTTGCAGGTCTGCTTATTGGTGAAAGCATTAAAGACATGTTTATGACCGCTGTTGCCGCTGCTGTGGCAACAATACCCGAAGGGCTCCCAATAGTAGTAACCATTGCCCTTGCAGTAGGTGTAGCAAGGATGGCACGGCAAAATGCTATCATCAGGAGGCTCCACGCAGTTGAAACACTCGGAAGCACAACTGTCATAGGCTCTGACAAGACCGGCACCCTCACGAAGAACGAGATGACAGTGAAGGTTATTTTTGACGGCGAGCATGCATACAGGATTACGGGTACAGGTTACGAACCAAAGGGGGAAATACTGCTTGCATGGGAAACTATCGAAGCTAGGGTTCTAAAAAATCTTCAGATGATTTTCAGGATAGGGTTACTCTGCAATGAAGCAAATCTTTATGAAGAGAATGGACAGTTTAAGATTGACGGAGACCCTACAGAGGGAGCTTTGATAGTATCTGCAATAAAAGCAGGGCTTAACCCTGAGGAAGAAAGAGAGCATTATCCTCAAACAGCAATAATTCCGTTTGAATCGGAACGAAGATACATGGCGACTCTTCACAGACATGGTACTAAAAAATTTATCTTTGTAAAAGGTGCCCCAGAGAAAATATTAGAGATGTGCACAAAATGTATGACAGGGGAAGGATTGAGAATAAAAGAAATATTAAACTATGCCCATCTTTTTGCAAAGGAAGGAATGCGGGTTCTTGGTATGGCTTATAAAGAGGTCCCTCCTCATACTGAAGAAATAACTCACCACGATGTCGAAGGACATCTTATTTTTGCCGGCATTCAGGGGATGATAGATCCACCGCGACCTGAAGTAATAGAGGCTATTAATGGGTGTAAAAAGGCAGGCATAAGGGTTGCTATGATAACAGGTGACCATGCAACCACTGCATCAGCTATAGCAAAGATGCTTGGTATTACAACTGAAGCGACAAAGGTTTTAACGGGGAAAGAAATAGAAGGTATGAGTGATGATGAGCTTTTCGAAAAAGTTAGGGATATTCAGGTTTTTGCAAGGGTTTCTCCGCAGCATAAATTAAGAATAGTCCAGCAATCAAAAAGGCATGGCGAGATCGTGGCTGTTACAGGTGATGGTGTAAATGATGCCCCGGCCCTGAAAGCTGCACACATAGGAATTGCGATGGGTCGAAGTGGCACCGATGTGGCAAAAGAAGCTGCGGATATGATATTAACAGACGATAATTTTACAAGTATTTTCAATGCCGTAAAAGAAGGTAGAATCGTCTTTGACAACATCCGTAAAGTGACATTTTTTCTTATTCCTACAGGTATTGCTGCAATTCTCTCTATACTCGGAACTATTATCTTAGGTCTTCCAATACCTTATGTGCCAGCTCAGCTTCTCTGGATAAACCTTGTAACAAACGGCCTGCAGGACGTTGCTCTTGCATTCGAGCCAGGAGAAAAAGACATTATTGAAAGACCTCCAAGAAATCCGAAAGAGGGAATAATGTCAAGGATACTGATTGATAGGACAATACTTGTAGCCTTTATCATTTCTGCCGGTGTAATTTATAACTTTATAAACGAGTTGAACGCAGGTGAGACCCTTGAAAAAGCGAGAACCGTTGCAGTAACAACCATGGTTTTTTGCCAGTTCTTCCAGGCATGGAACAGCCGTTCAGAATTAAAATCCATATTCCATATTAATCCTCTAAGCAACCCCTTCCTTTTTTACAGTATGATAACAGCATTCCTCGCTCAACTTTCGGTGATTTATGTGCCTGCACTTCAATGGGTATTCAGGACAGAACTGATTGCATTAAATGAATGGATTAACATACTAATAGTATCTATTACAGTGATTATAATAGTCGAAGTAGATAAATGGTACAGGAGAAATAAAAAGAAAATAAGATAA